One window from the genome of Camelus bactrianus isolate YW-2024 breed Bactrian camel chromosome 4, ASM4877302v1, whole genome shotgun sequence encodes:
- the TMEM215 gene encoding transmembrane protein 215, with protein sequence MRPDDINPRTGLVVALVSVFLVFGFMFTVSGMKGETLGNIPLLAIGPAICLPGIAAIALARKTEGCTKWPENELLWVRKLPCFRKAKDREVVELLRTPSDLESGQGSSDELAKKAGLRGKPPLQGQGEVPMASSITTPTRTEEGECQSPVQSGHREETSRYLDGYCPSGSSLTYSALDVKCSAWDKSERPELEDSIFFVPQDSIIVCSYKQNSPYDRYCCYINQSQGRWDHETIV encoded by the coding sequence ATGCGGCCTGATGACATTAACCCGAGGACTGGGCTGGTCGTGGCCCTGGTCAGTGTCTTCCTGGTCTTTGGCTTCATGTTCACTGTCTCTGGGATGAAAGGAGAGACTCTGGGAAACATCCCCCTGCTGGCCATAGGGCCCGCCATCTGCTTACCAGGCATTGCAGCCATCGCCCTGGCCAGGAAGACCGAGGGGTGCACCAAGTGGCCCGAGAACGAGCTGCTGTGGGTCCGCAAGTTGCCCTGCTTCCGGAAAGCCAAGGACAGGGAGGTGGTGGAACTGCTGCGGACCCCTTCAGACCTGGAGTCGGGCCAGGGGAGCTCAGATGAGCTGGCTAAGAAGGCGGGCCTCAGGGGGAAGCCTCCCCTCCAAGGGCAGGGCGAGGTGCCTATGGCCAGCTCCATCACCACCCCCACACGCACAGAGGAAGGAGAATGCCAGAGCCCGGTCCAGAGCGGGCATCGGGAGGAGACATCCAGGTACCTGGATGGCTACTGTCCCTCGGGCAGTTCCCTCACCTACAGTGCCTTGGACGTCAAGTGCTCAGCCTGGGACAAGTCTGAGCGCCCTGAGCTCGAGGACAGCATCTTCTTCGTGCCCCAGGACAGTATCATCGTTTGCTCCTACAAGCAGAACAGCCCCTATGACAGATACTGTTGTTACATCAATCAGAGCCAAGGCAGGTGGGACCACGAGACGATAGTCTAA